A genomic window from Luteolibacter sp. LG18 includes:
- a CDS encoding sodium:calcium antiporter, whose translation MTIWILLLLAGVALAWIGGTLFVNGGIGIAKWAKWPAAVIGVTVAAFGTSSPELMVAVRSAIGGVPEISLGDVLGSNVVNISLILALVLAFSGMQVQDKGVGRDWLIALATPILLTIILCDGWFSRFDAALLLICFTGWLVCVVRHARRHAAAHSTEAAEVAEVPQKPRKLIIAELCGGLLLLVGSAQLVVLGGTGVATALGWSPFLVGAVVIALATGTPELATTIVSRVRGHHDVGLGTILGSNVFNSMVVAAAAALIKPYPVAFREIWPSLAIGGFTTLVICPGKSGRLNRKRGVALLLTYAGYLAWNILGKH comes from the coding sequence ATGACAATTTGGATTCTCCTTCTTCTGGCGGGTGTCGCCCTCGCTTGGATCGGCGGAACGCTCTTCGTCAATGGAGGAATCGGTATTGCCAAATGGGCGAAATGGCCCGCAGCCGTCATTGGGGTCACCGTTGCAGCATTCGGCACTTCTTCACCCGAACTGATGGTAGCTGTCCGTTCGGCGATCGGTGGAGTGCCGGAAATCTCTCTCGGAGACGTCCTGGGCAGCAATGTGGTAAACATCTCCCTCATCCTCGCCTTGGTATTGGCGTTCTCTGGAATGCAGGTGCAGGACAAAGGAGTAGGCCGGGATTGGTTGATCGCGCTCGCGACGCCCATCTTGCTGACGATCATCTTGTGTGACGGTTGGTTTTCACGCTTCGATGCCGCTCTGCTTCTGATCTGTTTCACCGGATGGCTGGTCTGTGTCGTCCGCCACGCACGCAGACACGCCGCAGCCCACTCCACCGAGGCTGCGGAAGTGGCCGAGGTTCCTCAAAAACCAAGAAAGCTGATCATCGCCGAATTGTGCGGGGGATTACTGCTGCTTGTTGGCTCGGCCCAACTTGTGGTTCTCGGAGGAACCGGTGTGGCCACAGCTCTGGGATGGAGTCCGTTTCTCGTGGGAGCCGTCGTGATCGCACTGGCAACTGGAACTCCGGAGCTTGCCACCACGATCGTTTCCCGCGTCCGAGGCCACCATGATGTTGGCTTGGGAACGATTCTAGGCAGCAATGTCTTCAATTCAATGGTGGTGGCGGCGGCGGCGGCTCTCATCAAGCCCTATCCCGTCGCCTTCCGGGAAATCTGGCCCAGCCTCGCCATCGGGGGTTTCACGACTCTTGTCATTTGTCCCGGGAAAAGCGGTCGACTGAATCGAAAGAGAGGAGTGGCCCTCCTTTTGACCTATGCTGGGTATCTTGCATGGAACATCCTGGGCAAACATTGA
- the clcA gene encoding H(+)/Cl(-) exchange transporter ClcA yields MRRRHILPKALVVGLVAGVVASAFRLALAWAESLRNAQLGGLHGWQSFAAWTFLGALAGGLGLWMVRRLAPEAAGSGIPRLQAVLLGKAKLNWKRLLPVKFIAGVIGIGGGLTLGREGPTVQMGGASGLMVADWFRVKAGGGERKALISAGAGAGLAAAFNSPLAGMIFVLEELQGNFTPVVFVAAFLASTSSDVVSRLLVGDKPVFHLEAMPVMSVNELPLALLLGLLAGLLGVVFNKCLLGSLDGFDRLTRSKWLGGAVAGFVAGIAGWYMPHLSGGGGTLADQAIAGEIAVGILPLLLLARFVLTMTCYGCGTAGGIFAPLLVLGALGGLLFGHGIAHLSPPWMPNPESFAVLGMGALFTAIVRAPLTGIVLMVEMTGKYDFMLPLLASCLAAYGVAEWLGSAPIYDALRQRSHQKDGGPID; encoded by the coding sequence GTGCGGCGCAGGCACATCCTGCCGAAGGCGCTGGTGGTGGGCTTGGTCGCGGGTGTGGTGGCATCCGCGTTCCGGTTGGCGCTGGCATGGGCCGAAAGCCTGCGCAACGCGCAGCTCGGCGGATTGCATGGCTGGCAATCGTTCGCGGCATGGACGTTCCTGGGCGCGCTCGCGGGTGGCCTCGGCCTTTGGATGGTGCGGCGTCTGGCTCCGGAAGCAGCAGGCAGCGGCATCCCGCGTCTGCAGGCGGTGTTGCTGGGGAAGGCCAAGCTGAACTGGAAGCGCCTGCTGCCGGTCAAATTCATTGCCGGAGTGATCGGGATCGGCGGTGGCCTCACGCTGGGACGGGAAGGCCCAACGGTGCAGATGGGCGGGGCATCCGGCCTGATGGTCGCGGATTGGTTCCGGGTGAAGGCAGGCGGTGGCGAGCGCAAGGCCCTCATCAGCGCGGGAGCCGGAGCAGGTCTGGCGGCGGCGTTCAACTCGCCGCTGGCGGGCATGATCTTCGTGCTGGAAGAGCTGCAGGGGAACTTCACGCCGGTGGTGTTCGTGGCGGCATTCCTTGCCTCCACATCCTCGGATGTGGTCTCGCGGCTGCTGGTCGGGGACAAGCCGGTGTTTCACCTGGAAGCGATGCCGGTGATGAGCGTGAATGAACTGCCTCTCGCCCTGCTGTTGGGCCTTCTCGCCGGGCTGCTCGGCGTGGTGTTCAACAAGTGTCTGCTCGGCAGTCTCGATGGCTTCGACCGCCTGACCCGCTCGAAGTGGCTCGGCGGTGCCGTGGCCGGATTCGTCGCGGGAATCGCGGGCTGGTATATGCCGCACCTCTCCGGCGGCGGTGGCACGCTGGCGGACCAGGCGATCGCGGGGGAAATCGCGGTAGGCATCCTGCCGCTGCTGCTGCTCGCGCGCTTCGTGCTGACGATGACCTGCTACGGCTGCGGCACGGCAGGTGGGATCTTCGCCCCGCTGCTGGTGCTGGGCGCGCTCGGCGGGCTGCTGTTCGGCCACGGCATCGCCCATCTGTCCCCGCCATGGATGCCGAATCCGGAATCCTTCGCCGTGCTGGGCATGGGCGCGCTGTTCACCGCCATCGTCCGCGCGCCCCTGACTGGTATCGTGCTGATGGTGGAGATGACCGGCAAATACGATTTCATGCTGCCGCTGCTGGCCTCGTGTCTGGCCGCCTATGGGGTGGCGGAGTGGCTCGGCAGCGCGCCGATTTATGATGCGTTGCGACAGCGATCGCATCAGAAGGATGGAGGCCCGATCGATTGA
- a CDS encoding sigma-70 family RNA polymerase sigma factor, with protein sequence MEPFDPLADPSTSFVSLITRHQGDVWAFILTLMPGHADAKDVLQKTNVVLWQKRDDFTMGTNFKSWALTCARFTVMDHLKRMKSDKMRYFDDSLLETMANEASHRPGNADVRLEALEGCLQKLRPQERELVEFRYGSEGGLEEFARKVGRSVSALSVSLHRLRTQLRKCIQSHLEPECPTS encoded by the coding sequence ATGGAACCCTTCGATCCCCTCGCCGATCCCTCAACGAGCTTCGTGAGCCTGATCACAAGGCATCAGGGAGACGTATGGGCTTTCATTCTCACCCTCATGCCCGGTCACGCGGATGCAAAAGACGTTCTGCAGAAAACCAACGTCGTCCTTTGGCAAAAGCGTGACGACTTCACCATGGGCACCAATTTCAAATCCTGGGCACTGACGTGCGCGCGCTTCACCGTGATGGATCACCTCAAGCGCATGAAGTCCGACAAGATGCGCTATTTCGACGATTCCCTGCTCGAAACCATGGCCAACGAAGCGAGCCATCGTCCGGGGAATGCCGACGTTCGCCTCGAAGCTCTGGAAGGGTGTCTTCAAAAACTCCGTCCGCAAGAACGGGAGCTGGTTGAATTCCGCTACGGCAGCGAGGGCGGACTGGAAGAATTCGCCAGGAAAGTTGGCCGCAGCGTGTCCGCCCTTTCCGTGAGCCTTCACCGCCTGCGAACCCAACTCCGGAAGTGCATCCAGAGCCACCTCGAACCCGAGTGCCCGACCTCATGA
- a CDS encoding tandem-95 repeat protein produces the protein MPSNPKTAGWHLLLLPSSLMLAFASFANAQYNDFNIPNNADCIMQDYRSPNVPPGVYDAIHTNNVSSSDGGSGYFYGGYVHQGQGGTKTLVQYVCWPSSGGTPSYAQQIPVFAGTNMATNVAIGEGSSCSIKGYWPQFSSSQWYRSVVRFWQPADGTAHVGYQGMWMKEPISGNWYHLGTFQYPFAVTGVNGMKGFQENIGGNYSGDYVADRGNGYYHKSGVWNRANQISFTSSGFVSLIDSNTATRSQVGPTYSGSYNVPTTLTLSGQPAAPTFDPIVVGSSSATTYGSQLLVKWDLPLTSSPQLSYKIEVFNNSGYTGSPALTFTENEPEIRQKILNITGIATPYVRLTISDIFYNNGTPVLITPTTATLNAATSASGAVSGLNYQYYQATSGTWTVLPDFTALTATRQGAVSIPDATPRLRRTDYGFVYSGYFNATADGLYAFTLRSGDGSVLVIDGTNVIDFDGLHDPSQFKSGGIALATGKHSLTLKYFRGTPNATNPSVYNDGIGLTYEGPGIVVGDVPASAFSRVPGASEPVITMSAPANGATVVNSSPGLSAAVTANGATINSVQFYMTGDKAYYPRPDKSAGYFIGQDATAPYTLNSMVWTAPSNQVRARLVYNGNQTIDSAPITITTTNPSLGSWNWDPLEVHNYSTGAGIQGDKMTIIGDGMDMLSRQVTGDCTLIGHLVSLPAVTAGPDGVAPNSSWRAGFILRSTRNASVGQPLGDGSGTRFAALFSTIGGGTYFQDDTMRDVNGDANRWSSNVGGGNRWSKIQRVGNVFTSSVSVDGVNWTQVNSVTLSGFGTTINAGAFVNAVQSQNPNIHTATFDGISILGNVTGPASVAVSPAANTVISGLPATFTSSVIGPVPTSYQWQLNGVNIPGATSATYTIPSVNPGNAGSYTVVVNGVTTSSAGVLSISYPGGSGTWTNTAGGSWTTTTNWIGSTIASGTDTVADFSTLNLSANQTVSLNGARTVGALVFDDLNATKHTWMLASGSAGPITLATSSGTPDLSVNTATTISAVVAGTQGFDKFGSGYLTLSGTGTFTGLTNVNAGTLEVQNKSGDTPYTVAQGATLKIGYSTGGSNANTGLTISGNGTAATTGFYLAGGKTYNCSGGIILQSAPTTIRQYGTGLAKIGIFDINSTGLWCTADASGSVLDANIQLVNSGYGMAVKVDSGAATATGDLVLNGTLNVGSMGLYKRGAGSLLLNGTATASNYGIQIQAGTVICGVDNCLGSTAIVSISSGAALSLNGFNQTLSSLTSPSGSTLSFGGTNTLTTTTATLGGALQISLNKGAVQTASKLVQTTGTLTCGGTLTVTNTGSALVAGDSFQLFSAPAYAGSFSSVLLPPLSGGLRWITSRLAVDGTVHVAAPPMAVNDSAITAEDTTGTFAVMVNDSDPDGDAISLSSVTQGAHGTVTIVGSNVTYTPAANYNGSDSFTYTIADGIDGNSTATVFVTVTPVNDTPTYTANPITGSGATEDSAYSGSIASYGADVDAGDTLTYSKVNGPSWLTVGPNGALSGTPVNSDVGVNSFTVKVTDAAGTSSTATLNITVANTNDAPIFSTNPITGSGATEDSVYVGSIASYGSDIDVGDTLTYSKVNGPSWLTVAANGTLSGTPVNGDVGVNSFTVKVADAAGASSTTTLNITVANTNDAPTFSVNPITGAGATEDSVYSGSIASYGSDVDAGDTLTYSKIGGPSWLTVAPNGLMSGTPVNDDVGLNTFTVKVTDAAGLSASTTLNITVANTNDAPTFTANPITGSGATEDSAYSGSIASYGNDVDTGDILTYSKISGPTWLAVSTNGNLSGTPRASDGGLNTFTVKVTDAAGESATTELDITVTLMNNNGVFTSTNGGSWPDTGKWSGGVFANGIGKAADFSTLNLTADTTVTLDGARIIGNLTFADAATASNNWTLNTGSGGPLTLDVTTGVPTIAVNNRTATLNVVLAGTKGLAKTGGGNLTLEGANTYSGGTTITPPSDVTVVTAANSAAFGTDNVTIIGNGSYYSPALSVNAGLTIPNTLTLKAGSSRAVLGLTGTANWSGNITVDGAVSSGLAVVTAGGTAANPSTISGNVGHTGVNANLFVLRSSGNYGNVTGSISYGTGTVQLLDSTNWQFSNVSNTWGALDISNAGAVAYVGATNTLSPSGVVSSTTAGTLRLSNQAATGGFSQSIAGLSGSVKVGIATGSAMLTLNTSSDQTSSGVISGAVSLVKSGAATQTLSGLNTNTGTTTVSGGTLNVTGALGSGAVTVQSGGTLAGSGSVNGAITVQSGGTLDPSGTLTVNNTLTLGGTTQITVGKSGTTLSNDKVSGISTVTYGGTLSIANGGPTALVAGDSFILFSATTRSGAFTTISLPTLTSGLTWDTTRLAVDGTLAVASIPVGWTSADIGSTGATGGTGYSSGTYTISGSGADIGGTADAFRYVSSTLSGDGEIRARVTSQTNTGGWAKAGVMMRDGTAAGATHVMMVVTPSNGFANQYRASASGSSTSIAGPALNAMPNNWVRITRSGSLFTTYVSANGTSWTQVGQETITMASTINVGLAVDSNAASALSTATFDNVTVTPYPSPWLTADIGTTGVVGRSEYYNAIHTLNGGGVIAGNADGFRYTYQGLTADGDITVRIPSFTSTGNSARIGVMIRNSLVANSPHMFLGTNGAGAFTWSYRTTAAGSTTTFNSGTATAPNVWVHLKRVGNDITAKISTDGLNWTSLGTVNITMGTNCYIGLVDCSGNTAGLNTATFDNVTVTP, from the coding sequence ATGCCTTCAAACCCCAAGACCGCTGGCTGGCATCTTCTGCTTCTGCCATCCTCGCTCATGCTGGCCTTTGCTTCTTTCGCGAACGCCCAGTACAACGATTTCAATATTCCGAACAATGCGGACTGCATCATGCAGGACTACCGGTCGCCGAATGTTCCGCCCGGCGTCTATGATGCGATCCACACCAATAACGTCAGCAGCTCTGATGGTGGTTCGGGTTATTTCTACGGTGGTTATGTTCACCAGGGCCAGGGCGGCACCAAAACGCTGGTGCAGTATGTCTGTTGGCCCTCCAGCGGCGGCACGCCGTCGTATGCCCAGCAGATCCCGGTCTTCGCGGGCACAAACATGGCCACCAACGTCGCGATCGGCGAGGGCAGCAGCTGCTCGATCAAAGGCTATTGGCCGCAGTTCTCCTCCAGCCAGTGGTACCGCTCGGTGGTACGCTTTTGGCAACCTGCGGACGGTACGGCTCATGTCGGCTATCAGGGGATGTGGATGAAGGAACCGATCAGCGGGAACTGGTACCATCTCGGCACCTTCCAGTATCCCTTCGCCGTTACCGGCGTGAACGGGATGAAGGGATTCCAAGAGAATATCGGTGGCAATTATTCGGGGGATTATGTCGCGGATCGCGGTAATGGCTACTATCACAAGTCCGGCGTGTGGAACCGGGCCAACCAGATCAGCTTCACCTCGTCCGGTTTCGTTTCCCTGATCGATTCCAACACCGCCACCCGCTCCCAGGTGGGGCCGACCTACAGCGGCTCCTACAATGTTCCCACCACTCTCACTCTTTCCGGCCAGCCAGCCGCTCCGACCTTCGATCCGATCGTGGTGGGCAGTTCAAGTGCCACGACCTACGGCTCGCAGTTGCTGGTGAAGTGGGACCTGCCGCTGACGAGTTCACCGCAACTCAGCTACAAAATCGAGGTCTTCAACAATTCCGGCTACACCGGATCGCCCGCGCTGACCTTCACCGAGAACGAACCTGAAATCCGGCAGAAGATCCTGAACATCACCGGCATTGCCACCCCCTATGTCCGGCTGACGATTTCGGACATCTTCTACAACAACGGCACACCAGTCCTCATCACTCCGACCACCGCTACCCTGAATGCCGCGACTTCGGCTTCGGGAGCCGTCAGCGGTTTGAACTACCAGTACTATCAGGCGACCTCCGGCACTTGGACGGTCCTGCCGGATTTCACGGCCTTGACCGCGACCCGTCAGGGAGCCGTCAGCATTCCCGACGCCACGCCACGGTTGCGCCGCACCGATTACGGCTTCGTTTACAGTGGTTACTTCAATGCCACTGCCGATGGCTTGTATGCGTTCACCCTGCGCTCCGGTGACGGCAGCGTGCTGGTCATCGATGGAACGAACGTCATCGACTTCGACGGCCTGCATGACCCCAGCCAGTTCAAGAGCGGCGGCATCGCGCTGGCCACCGGCAAGCACTCGCTCACACTGAAGTATTTCCGCGGCACGCCCAACGCGACGAACCCGAGCGTCTATAATGACGGCATCGGCCTGACCTACGAAGGCCCGGGTATCGTCGTGGGCGACGTTCCCGCCTCCGCCTTCTCGCGGGTTCCGGGAGCCAGTGAGCCGGTCATCACCATGAGCGCGCCGGCCAATGGAGCGACCGTCGTGAACTCCAGCCCAGGCTTGAGCGCGGCAGTCACCGCGAACGGAGCCACCATCAACAGCGTCCAGTTCTACATGACCGGCGACAAGGCCTACTATCCACGGCCCGACAAGTCGGCGGGTTACTTCATCGGCCAGGATGCCACTGCTCCCTACACTCTGAACTCGATGGTATGGACGGCACCCTCGAACCAAGTGCGTGCGCGCCTCGTTTACAACGGGAACCAGACGATTGATTCGGCTCCGATCACCATCACTACCACCAATCCCTCATTGGGTTCGTGGAACTGGGATCCGCTTGAGGTCCACAACTATTCCACCGGTGCCGGCATTCAGGGGGACAAGATGACGATCATCGGAGATGGCATGGACATGCTGAGCCGCCAGGTCACCGGTGACTGCACTCTGATCGGCCATTTGGTAAGCCTCCCAGCTGTCACCGCGGGACCGGATGGCGTCGCGCCGAACTCGAGCTGGCGTGCGGGCTTCATCCTACGCAGCACCCGCAATGCGAGCGTCGGACAGCCGCTCGGTGACGGCAGCGGCACCCGTTTCGCCGCTCTGTTCAGCACCATCGGGGGCGGGACCTATTTCCAGGACGATACCATGCGGGACGTCAACGGCGATGCCAACCGTTGGTCCTCCAATGTCGGCGGAGGCAACCGTTGGTCTAAAATCCAGCGCGTCGGGAATGTCTTTACCAGTTCGGTCTCGGTGGACGGAGTGAACTGGACACAGGTCAACAGCGTGACGCTCTCCGGCTTCGGCACGACGATCAACGCCGGTGCCTTCGTCAACGCCGTTCAGTCACAGAATCCGAACATCCACACGGCCACCTTCGACGGCATCAGCATCCTGGGCAACGTCACCGGCCCCGCCAGTGTGGCGGTCAGCCCTGCGGCGAACACGGTGATCAGCGGCCTTCCCGCCACCTTCACGTCATCCGTCATCGGTCCGGTGCCGACCAGCTACCAATGGCAGCTCAATGGCGTGAACATTCCCGGCGCGACTAGCGCCACCTACACCATTCCGAGTGTCAACCCAGGCAACGCCGGCAGCTACACCGTAGTGGTGAATGGGGTCACCACCAGTTCGGCAGGGGTTCTGTCTATCAGCTATCCCGGTGGCTCCGGCACCTGGACGAACACCGCGGGCGGTTCCTGGACCACCACCACAAACTGGATTGGCAGCACCATTGCCAGTGGCACCGACACGGTGGCGGACTTTAGCACGCTCAACCTCTCCGCCAACCAGACGGTTTCGCTCAACGGCGCGCGCACGGTGGGAGCGCTGGTCTTCGATGACCTGAATGCGACCAAGCACACCTGGATGCTTGCTTCTGGTAGCGCCGGGCCGATCACGCTCGCCACCTCCAGCGGCACGCCCGATCTCTCGGTCAATACGGCCACCACGATCAGCGCGGTGGTGGCGGGGACGCAGGGATTTGATAAATTCGGTTCCGGCTACCTGACGCTGAGTGGCACCGGAACCTTCACCGGCCTGACTAATGTCAATGCTGGCACGCTCGAGGTTCAGAATAAATCCGGCGACACTCCCTACACGGTTGCCCAGGGAGCCACGCTCAAAATCGGCTACAGCACCGGCGGTAGCAATGCGAACACCGGACTGACCATCAGTGGCAATGGCACCGCGGCCACCACCGGATTCTATCTTGCGGGCGGAAAGACCTACAACTGCAGCGGCGGCATCATCCTCCAGTCCGCCCCCACGACCATCCGTCAGTATGGCACCGGCCTGGCCAAGATCGGGATTTTCGACATCAACTCCACCGGCCTCTGGTGCACCGCCGACGCTTCCGGATCGGTCCTCGATGCGAACATCCAACTGGTCAATTCGGGCTACGGAATGGCGGTCAAGGTGGACTCCGGCGCGGCGACCGCCACCGGCGATCTCGTTCTGAATGGAACACTCAACGTCGGCAGCATGGGCCTCTACAAGCGCGGTGCCGGCTCGCTGCTCCTGAATGGAACGGCCACCGCTTCCAATTACGGCATCCAGATCCAAGCCGGCACCGTGATCTGCGGCGTCGACAATTGCCTGGGATCCACTGCCATCGTTTCGATTTCATCCGGAGCCGCGTTGTCCTTGAACGGCTTCAATCAGACGCTCTCCTCGCTGACGTCTCCCTCCGGAAGCACCTTGTCCTTCGGTGGCACCAATACTCTGACCACCACCACCGCCACGCTCGGAGGAGCCCTGCAGATCTCCCTCAACAAGGGAGCAGTGCAGACCGCCAGCAAGTTGGTGCAGACCACCGGCACGTTGACCTGTGGTGGCACCCTGACCGTCACCAATACGGGTTCCGCTCTGGTGGCCGGGGACAGCTTCCAGTTGTTTTCCGCACCGGCGTATGCGGGTTCCTTCTCGTCGGTCTTGCTGCCGCCGCTTTCGGGCGGCTTGCGCTGGATCACCTCGCGCCTTGCCGTGGACGGCACGGTCCACGTGGCCGCGCCACCTATGGCCGTGAATGACAGCGCCATCACCGCGGAAGACACGACCGGGACCTTCGCCGTGATGGTGAACGACAGCGATCCGGATGGCGACGCTATTTCACTCTCCTCCGTCACGCAGGGTGCTCACGGCACTGTGACGATTGTAGGCAGCAACGTCACCTACACCCCGGCCGCGAATTACAATGGAAGCGACTCCTTCACCTACACCATCGCTGACGGTATCGATGGCAACTCCACCGCCACGGTGTTCGTGACGGTCACTCCAGTCAATGACACGCCAACCTACACCGCGAATCCAATCACGGGCAGCGGGGCCACGGAAGACAGTGCATACTCCGGATCGATCGCCAGCTATGGCGCGGACGTCGATGCGGGCGATACCTTGACCTACTCGAAGGTCAATGGTCCGTCCTGGCTCACCGTTGGCCCCAATGGCGCGCTCTCGGGCACGCCGGTCAACAGTGACGTCGGCGTGAACAGCTTCACCGTGAAGGTGACCGATGCGGCAGGCACGAGTTCGACCGCCACACTCAACATCACCGTCGCCAACACCAACGACGCTCCGATCTTCTCGACGAATCCGATCACTGGCAGCGGTGCCACTGAAGACAGCGTCTACGTCGGTTCGATCGCCAGCTACGGCTCGGACATCGATGTGGGGGACACCCTCACCTACTCGAAGGTCAATGGTCCGTCCTGGCTCACCGTTGCTGCGAATGGCACGCTCTCGGGAACCCCGGTCAACGGTGACGTCGGAGTGAATAGCTTCACGGTGAAGGTGGCCGATGCGGCAGGCGCGAGCTCGACCACCACGCTCAACATCACCGTGGCTAACACCAACGACGCTCCGACCTTCTCGGTAAATCCGATCACCGGTGCCGGAGCTACCGAAGACAGCGTGTACTCCGGTTCCATTGCCAGCTATGGCAGTGACGTCGATGCGGGCGACACCCTCACCTACTCGAAGATCGGTGGCCCATCCTGGCTCACCGTTGCACCGAACGGTCTGATGTCCGGCACTCCGGTTAATGACGATGTCGGCCTGAACACTTTCACCGTCAAGGTGACCGATGCCGCGGGCCTGAGTGCCTCCACCACGCTCAATATCACAGTCGCGAACACCAACGACGCGCCGACCTTCACCGCCAACCCCATCACCGGCAGCGGTGCCACGGAAGACAGCGCCTACTCCGGCTCCATCGCCAGCTATGGCAATGACGTCGACACGGGGGATATCCTGACCTACTCGAAAATCAGTGGTCCGACCTGGTTGGCGGTCTCCACCAATGGCAATTTGTCCGGGACTCCCCGAGCCTCCGATGGCGGGCTCAATACCTTCACCGTGAAAGTCACCGACGCGGCGGGAGAAAGTGCCACCACCGAGCTCGATATTACCGTCACGCTGATGAACAACAACGGCGTCTTCACCAGCACCAACGGAGGTTCGTGGCCGGATACTGGGAAGTGGAGCGGAGGAGTGTTCGCCAATGGCATCGGCAAGGCCGCGGACTTCAGCACGCTGAATCTTACGGCCGATACCACCGTCACGCTCGATGGCGCGCGCATCATCGGCAACCTGACCTTCGCGGATGCCGCCACCGCCAGCAACAACTGGACGCTCAACACCGGCAGCGGCGGTCCGCTGACGCTCGACGTCACTACGGGAGTGCCGACCATCGCCGTCAACAACCGCACGGCGACGCTCAACGTCGTGCTGGCCGGTACCAAGGGTCTTGCAAAGACCGGTGGCGGCAACCTCACGCTTGAAGGGGCGAACACCTACAGTGGCGGCACCACCATCACGCCGCCCAGCGACGTCACTGTCGTTACCGCCGCCAATTCCGCGGCCTTCGGCACTGACAATGTCACCATCATCGGGAATGGCAGCTATTACAGCCCCGCGCTGAGCGTGAACGCCGGTCTCACGATCCCAAACACCCTGACACTGAAAGCAGGCTCCAGCCGCGCGGTCCTCGGTCTGACCGGCACCGCGAACTGGAGTGGCAATATCACGGTGGATGGCGCCGTTTCCAGCGGCCTCGCAGTTGTCACCGCAGGCGGCACCGCGGCCAATCCGAGCACGATCAGTGGGAACGTCGGGCACACCGGCGTAAATGCGAACCTCTTCGTCCTGCGCAGTTCGGGGAACTACGGCAACGTCACCGGTTCGATCTCCTACGGCACCGGCACCGTGCAACTGCTGGACAGCACCAACTGGCAATTCAGCAATGTTTCGAACACGTGGGGGGCGCTCGACATCAGCAATGCCGGGGCGGTCGCTTACGTGGGTGCGACCAATACACTGTCCCCGAGCGGGGTCGTTTCCTCCACCACCGCTGGCACCTTGCGGCTGAGCAACCAGGCGGCCACCGGCGGTTTCAGCCAGAGCATCGCCGGTCTGAGCGGCAGCGTCAAAGTCGGCATCGCCACCGGCTCGGCCATGCTCACGCTCAACACGTCTTCGGACCAGACATCATCGGGTGTGATCTCCGGCGCGGTCAGCCTGGTGAAGAGCGGTGCCGCGACGCAAACCCTGTCCGGCCTCAACACCAACACAGGCACGACAACGGTGAGCGGCGGCACGTTGAACGTCACCGGAGCTCTTGGCAGCGGTGCGGTCACCGTGCAAAGCGGCGGGACGCTTGCCGGCTCCGGCAGCGTGAATGGCGCGATCACCGTGCAGAGCGGCGGGACGCTGGATCCCTCCGGCACACTCACGGTGAACAACACTCTCACGCTCGGCGGCACCACTCAGATTACCGTCGGCAAATCCGGTACGACCCTCAGCAATGACAAGGTCAGTGGGATCTCCACCGTGACCTACGGCGGCACGCTCAGCATTGCCAACGGCGGACCCACGGCTCTTGTGGCCGGTGATAGCTTCATCCTGTTCAGCGCCACCACGCGCAGCGGTGCTTTCACCACCATAAGCCTGCCTACCCTCACCAGCGGACTGACCTGGGATACCACCCGCCTCGCGGTGGATGGCACCCTCGCGGTTGCTTCAATTCCGGTCGGCTGGACATCCGCGGATATTGGCAGCACGGGTGCCACCGGTGGTACAGGATACAGCTCCGGCACCTACACCATCAGCGGCAGTGGTGCCGATATCGGCGGCACGGCGGATGCCTTCCGCTATGTTTCCAGCACCCTGTCCGGTGATGGCGAAATCCGCGCCCGCGTCACTTCGCAGACGAATACCGGTGGCTGGGCGAAGGCCGGCGTCATGATGCGCGATGGCACCGCGGCCGGAGCCACCCATGTCATGATGGTGGTCACGCCATCCAATGGTTTTGCCAACCAGTACCGGGCCAGCGCCTCGGGTAGCAGCACCAGCATCGCAGGCCCTGCCCTCAACGCGATGCCGAACAACTGGGTGCGCATCACCCGCAGCGGCTCGCTCTTCACCACCTACGTCTCTGCCAATGGCACTTCCTGGACGCAGGTCGGACAGGAAACCATCACCATGGCCTCGACCATCAACGTCGGTCTCGCGGTGGATTCCAATGCCGCGAGCGCCCTCAGCACGGCGACCTTCGATAACGTCACGGTCACCCCGTATCCATCCCCATGGCTCACCGCTGATATCGGCACCACCGGCGTCGTGGGTCGCTCTGAATACTACAACGCCATCCACACCTTGAACGGTGGGGGAGTGATCGCTGGCAACGCCGATGGCTTCCGCTACACCTACCAGGGCTTGACGGCGGATGGGGACATCACCGTACGCATCCCGAGTTTCACCAGCACTGGTAACAGCGCGCGAATCGGTGTGATGATCCGCAACAGCCTCGTGGCGAACTCGCCCCATATGTTCCTCGGTACCAATGGCGCGGGTGCCTTCACCTGGAGCTACCGCACCACCGCCGCAGGCTCCACCACCACCTTCAACAGCGGCACCGCCACCGCACCGAACGTGTGGGTTCATCTGAAGCGGGTCGGCAACGACATCACTGCCAAAATCAGTACGGACGGCTTGAACTGGACATCGCTGGGCACGGTGAACATCACGATGGGCACCAACTGCTACATCGGCCTCGTCGACTGCAGCGGCAACACCGCTGGACTGAATACCGCGACCTTCGACAACGTCACCGTCACTCCGTAG